A single window of Loxodonta africana isolate mLoxAfr1 chromosome 10, mLoxAfr1.hap2, whole genome shotgun sequence DNA harbors:
- the SALL2 gene encoding sal-like protein 2 isoform X2: MAHEAGRSSRLGGPCGEPAELGGDASEEDHPQVCAKCCAQFTDPAEFLAHQNACSTEPPVMVIIGGQENPNNSSSSTEPRPEGHKSPPVMDAEHRSPPDSGSSVPTDPTWGPERRGEEPAGHFLVAATGTAAGGGGGLILASPKLGATPLPPESTSAPPPPPPPPPPPGVGSGHLNIPLILEELRVLQQRQIHQMQMTEQICRQVLLLGSLGQTVGAPASPSELPGTGTPSSTKPLLPLFSPIKPVQTGKTLAPSSSSSSSSSSGAETPKQAFFHLYHPLGTQHPFSAGGVGRSHKPTPAPSPALPGSTDQLIASPHLAFPGTTGLLAAQCLGAARGLEAAASPGLLKPKNGSELGYGEVMGPLEKPGGRHKCRFCAKVFGSDSALQIHLRSHTGERPYKCNVCGNRFTTRGNLKVHFHRHREKYPHVQMNPHPVPEHLDYVITSSGLPYGMSVPPEKAEEEATPGGAVERKPLVASTTALSATESLTLLSTSAGTATAPGLPAFNKFVLMKAVEPKSKADENTPPGSEGSAITSVAESGTATRMQLSKLVTSLPSWALLTNHFKSTGSFPFPYVLEPLGALPSETSKLQQLVEKIDRQGAVAVASTASGAPTTSAPAVSSSASSGPNQCVICLRVLSCPRALRLHYGQHGGERPFKCKVCGRAFSTRGNLRAHFVGHKASPASRAQNSCPICQKKFTNAVTLQQHVRMHLGGQIPNGGTTLSESGGAAQENGSEQSTGSGAGSFPQQQSQQASPEEELSDEEEEEEEEEEDDVTDEDSLAGRGSESGGEKAISVRGDSEEASGAEEEVATVATAGKEMDSNEKATQQFSLPPPPPPPSDSLDQPQPMDQGSSDAAGGTEVGGKPERSSSPMLALTPEGEGPSTVLVEGLGMQEAIRKEPGESSSRKACEVCGQTFPTQAALEEHQKTHTKEGPLFTCIFCKQGFLERATLKKHMLLAHHQVHLSTPIWNCRPARRGQQLSPEGPMPLLSDDQVNLQGFVSQNIPAQLMGVGPLSFWNQYTAFLSSGLPTKPWSSSSSSTTPGLAPPVLFGPKTVAGKVLPGTASREAKEKKAPLLLFRPPASKAVPENPIVEEK; this comes from the exons ATGGCGCACGAAGCCGGGAGGAGCTCTCGTTTAGGGGGGCCCTGCGGGGAGCCGGCGGAGCTCGGAG GTGATGCTAGCGAGGAGGACCACCCCCAAGTCTGTGCCAAGTGCTGCGCACAATTTACAGACCCAGCTGAATTCCTCGCCCACCAGAACGCATGCTCTACTGAACCCCCTGTAATGGTGATAATTGGGGGCCAAGAAAACCCCAACAACTCTTCTTCCTCCACTGAACCCCGGCCCGAGGGCCACAAGAGTCCCCCGGTCATGGACGCAGAGCACAGAAGTCCCCCGGATTCTGGGTCCTCCGTGCCCACGGATCCCACCTGGGGCCCTGAACGGAGAGGAGAGGAGCCCGCGGGGCACTTCCTGGTCGCTGCCACAGGTACAGCAGCCGGGGGAGGTGGGGGCCTAATTTTGGCCAGTCCCAAACTGGGTGCAACCCCATTACCTCCAGAGTCGACCTCTGcaccccctcctcccccacctcctcctccACCCCCAGGTGTAGGCAGTGGCCACTTGAACATCCCTCTGATCCTGGAAGAGCTACGGGTGCTGCAGCAGCGGCAAATCCATCAGATGCAGATGACTGAGCAAATCTGCCGGCAGGTGCTGCTGTTGGGCTCCTTAGGCCAGACTGTCGGTGCCCCTGCCAGTCCCTCAGAGCTACCTGGGACAGGGACCCCATCCTCCACCAAGCCCCTGCTACCCCTCTTCAGCCCCATCAAGCCAGTCCAAACTGGCAAGACACTGgcaccttcctcctcctcctcctcctcctcctcctcagggGCAGAAACACCCAAGCAGGCTTTCTTCCACCTCTACCACCCACTGGGGACACAGCATCCCTTCTCTGCTGGAGGAGTTGGGCGAAGCCACAAACCCACCCCTGCCCCCTCTCCAGCCTTGCCAGGCAGCACAGACCAGCTGATTGCCTCACCTCACCTGGCATTCCCAGGTACCACGGGACTGCTGGCAGCACAGTGTCTGGGGGCAGCCCGTGGCCTTGAGGCCGCTGCCTCCCCAGGGCTCCTGAAGCCAAAGAATGGAAGTGAGCTGGGCTATGGAGAGGTAATGGGTCCCTTGGAGAAGCCTGGAGGACGGCATAAATGCCGCTTCTGCGCCAAAGTATTTGGCAGTGACAGTGCCCTGCAGATCCACCTGCGCTCCCACACTGGTGAGAGGCCCTACAAGTGCAATGTTTGTGGCAACCGCTTTACCACCCGTGGCAACCTCAAAGTGCACTTCCACCGGCACCGTGAGAAGTATCCACATGTGCAGATGAACCCACATCCCGTGCCAGAGCACCTAGACTACGTCATCACCAGCAGCGGCCTGCCCTATGGTATGTCTGTGCCACCAGAGAAAGCTGAGGAGGAGGCCACACCCGGTGGAGCTGTTGAACGCAAGCCTCTGGTGGCCTCTACCACAGCACTCAGTGCCACAGAGAGCTTGACACTGCTCTCCACCAGTGCAGGCACGGCCACAGCTCCTGGGCTCCCTGCTTTTAATAAGTTTGTGCTCATGAAAGCCGTGGAGCCCAAGAGTAAAGCTGATGAAAACACTCCTCCAGGGAGCGAGGGCTCAGCCATAACCAGTGTGGCAGAAAGTGGCACCGCAACCCGCATGCAGCTAAGTAAGCTGGTGACTTCACTACCGAGCTGGGCACTGCTTACCAACCATTTCAAGTCCACTGGCAGCTTTCCCTTCCCCTATGTGCTAGAGCCCTTGGGAGCTTTGCCCTCTGAGACATCAAAGCTGCAGCAACTGGTAGAAAAGATTGACCGTCAAGGAGCTGTGGCAGTGGCCTCTACTGCCTCAGGAGCCCCCACCACCTCTGCCCCTGCAGTTTCATCCTCAGCCTCATCTGGACCTAACCAGTGTGTCATCTGCCTCCGGGTGCTGAGCTGTCCTCGGGCTCTGCGCTTGCATTATGGTCAACATGGAGGTGAGCGGCCCTTCAAATGCAAAGTGTGTGGCAGAGCCTTCTCCACTCGGGGCAATCTGCGTGCACATTTCGTTGGCCACAAGGCTAGTCCAGCTTCCCGGGCCCAGAACTCCTGCCCCATCTGCCAGAAGAAGTTTACCAATGCCGTCACTCTGCAGCAGCATGTCCGCATGCACCTGGGGGGCCAGATCCCCAATGGTGGGACCACACTCTCTGAAAGCGGGGGAGCTGCCCAGGAGAATGGTTCCGAACAATCTACGGGCTCTGGGGCAGGGAGCTTCCCCCAGCAGCAATCCCAGCAGGCATCCCCAGAAGAGGAGTTGTctgatgaggaggaggaggaggaggaggaagaagaggatgaTGTGACCGATGAAGATTCCCTGGCAGGGAGAGGCTCCGAGAGTGGAGGTGAGAAAGCAATATCAGTACGAGGCGACTCGGAAGAGGCATCTGGGGCAGAGGAAGAAGTGGCGACGGTGGCCACAGCTGGGAAGGAGATGGATAGTAATGAAAAAGCCACTCAACAGTTTtctctgccaccaccaccaccaccaccatctgaCAGCCTGGATCAACCACAGCCAATGGATCAGGGAAGCAGTGATGCTGCAGGAGGCACAGAAGTGGGGGGCAAACCAGAGAGGAGCTCAAGCCCAATGTTAGCACTCACCCCAGAAGGGGAAGGCCCCAGCACCGTCTTGGTGGAGGGGTTGGGCATGCAGGAAGCAATAAGAAAggagccaggagagagcagcagtAGAAAAGCCTGTGAAGTGTGTGGCCAGACCTTTCCCACCCAGGCAGCTCTGGAGGAGCATCAGAAGACCCACACCAAGGAGGGGCCGCTCTTCACCTGTATTTTCTGCAAGCAGGGCTTTCTCGAGCGGGCTACCCTCAAGAAGCATATGCTGCTGGCTCACCACCAG GTGCACCTGAGCACCCCCATTTGGAATTGTAGGCCAGCCCGAAGGGGCCAGCAGCTGTCCCCGGAGGGCCCAATGCCACTCCTCTCTGATGACCAGGTCAACCTGCAGGGCTTCGTGTCCCA
- the SALL2 gene encoding sal-like protein 2 isoform X3, translated as MSRRKQRKPQQLISDCEGPSASENGDASEEDHPQVCAKCCAQFTDPAEFLAHQNACSTEPPVMVIIGGQENPNNSSSSTEPRPEGHKSPPVMDAEHRSPPDSGSSVPTDPTWGPERRGEEPAGHFLVAATGTAAGGGGGLILASPKLGATPLPPESTSAPPPPPPPPPPPGVGSGHLNIPLILEELRVLQQRQIHQMQMTEQICRQVLLLGSLGQTVGAPASPSELPGTGTPSSTKPLLPLFSPIKPVQTGKTLAPSSSSSSSSSSGAETPKQAFFHLYHPLGTQHPFSAGGVGRSHKPTPAPSPALPGSTDQLIASPHLAFPGTTGLLAAQCLGAARGLEAAASPGLLKPKNGSELGYGEVMGPLEKPGGRHKCRFCAKVFGSDSALQIHLRSHTGERPYKCNVCGNRFTTRGNLKVHFHRHREKYPHVQMNPHPVPEHLDYVITSSGLPYGMSVPPEKAEEEATPGGAVERKPLVASTTALSATESLTLLSTSAGTATAPGLPAFNKFVLMKAVEPKSKADENTPPGSEGSAITSVAESGTATRMQLSKLVTSLPSWALLTNHFKSTGSFPFPYVLEPLGALPSETSKLQQLVEKIDRQGAVAVASTASGAPTTSAPAVSSSASSGPNQCVICLRVLSCPRALRLHYGQHGGERPFKCKVCGRAFSTRGNLRAHFVGHKASPASRAQNSCPICQKKFTNAVTLQQHVRMHLGGQIPNGGTTLSESGGAAQENGSEQSTGSGAGSFPQQQSQQASPEEELSDEEEEEEEEEEDDVTDEDSLAGRGSESGGEKAISVRGDSEEASGAEEEVATVATAGKEMDSNEKATQQFSLPPPPPPPSDSLDQPQPMDQGSSDAAGGTEVGGKPERSSSPMLALTPEGEGPSTVLVEGLGMQEAIRKEPGESSSRKACEVCGQTFPTQAALEEHQKTHTKEGPLFTCIFCKQGFLERATLKKHMLLAHHQNQYTAFLSSGLPTKPWSSSSSSTTPGLAPPVLFGPKTVAGKVLPGTASREAKEKKAPLLLFRPPASKAVPENPIVEEK; from the coding sequence GTGATGCTAGCGAGGAGGACCACCCCCAAGTCTGTGCCAAGTGCTGCGCACAATTTACAGACCCAGCTGAATTCCTCGCCCACCAGAACGCATGCTCTACTGAACCCCCTGTAATGGTGATAATTGGGGGCCAAGAAAACCCCAACAACTCTTCTTCCTCCACTGAACCCCGGCCCGAGGGCCACAAGAGTCCCCCGGTCATGGACGCAGAGCACAGAAGTCCCCCGGATTCTGGGTCCTCCGTGCCCACGGATCCCACCTGGGGCCCTGAACGGAGAGGAGAGGAGCCCGCGGGGCACTTCCTGGTCGCTGCCACAGGTACAGCAGCCGGGGGAGGTGGGGGCCTAATTTTGGCCAGTCCCAAACTGGGTGCAACCCCATTACCTCCAGAGTCGACCTCTGcaccccctcctcccccacctcctcctccACCCCCAGGTGTAGGCAGTGGCCACTTGAACATCCCTCTGATCCTGGAAGAGCTACGGGTGCTGCAGCAGCGGCAAATCCATCAGATGCAGATGACTGAGCAAATCTGCCGGCAGGTGCTGCTGTTGGGCTCCTTAGGCCAGACTGTCGGTGCCCCTGCCAGTCCCTCAGAGCTACCTGGGACAGGGACCCCATCCTCCACCAAGCCCCTGCTACCCCTCTTCAGCCCCATCAAGCCAGTCCAAACTGGCAAGACACTGgcaccttcctcctcctcctcctcctcctcctcctcagggGCAGAAACACCCAAGCAGGCTTTCTTCCACCTCTACCACCCACTGGGGACACAGCATCCCTTCTCTGCTGGAGGAGTTGGGCGAAGCCACAAACCCACCCCTGCCCCCTCTCCAGCCTTGCCAGGCAGCACAGACCAGCTGATTGCCTCACCTCACCTGGCATTCCCAGGTACCACGGGACTGCTGGCAGCACAGTGTCTGGGGGCAGCCCGTGGCCTTGAGGCCGCTGCCTCCCCAGGGCTCCTGAAGCCAAAGAATGGAAGTGAGCTGGGCTATGGAGAGGTAATGGGTCCCTTGGAGAAGCCTGGAGGACGGCATAAATGCCGCTTCTGCGCCAAAGTATTTGGCAGTGACAGTGCCCTGCAGATCCACCTGCGCTCCCACACTGGTGAGAGGCCCTACAAGTGCAATGTTTGTGGCAACCGCTTTACCACCCGTGGCAACCTCAAAGTGCACTTCCACCGGCACCGTGAGAAGTATCCACATGTGCAGATGAACCCACATCCCGTGCCAGAGCACCTAGACTACGTCATCACCAGCAGCGGCCTGCCCTATGGTATGTCTGTGCCACCAGAGAAAGCTGAGGAGGAGGCCACACCCGGTGGAGCTGTTGAACGCAAGCCTCTGGTGGCCTCTACCACAGCACTCAGTGCCACAGAGAGCTTGACACTGCTCTCCACCAGTGCAGGCACGGCCACAGCTCCTGGGCTCCCTGCTTTTAATAAGTTTGTGCTCATGAAAGCCGTGGAGCCCAAGAGTAAAGCTGATGAAAACACTCCTCCAGGGAGCGAGGGCTCAGCCATAACCAGTGTGGCAGAAAGTGGCACCGCAACCCGCATGCAGCTAAGTAAGCTGGTGACTTCACTACCGAGCTGGGCACTGCTTACCAACCATTTCAAGTCCACTGGCAGCTTTCCCTTCCCCTATGTGCTAGAGCCCTTGGGAGCTTTGCCCTCTGAGACATCAAAGCTGCAGCAACTGGTAGAAAAGATTGACCGTCAAGGAGCTGTGGCAGTGGCCTCTACTGCCTCAGGAGCCCCCACCACCTCTGCCCCTGCAGTTTCATCCTCAGCCTCATCTGGACCTAACCAGTGTGTCATCTGCCTCCGGGTGCTGAGCTGTCCTCGGGCTCTGCGCTTGCATTATGGTCAACATGGAGGTGAGCGGCCCTTCAAATGCAAAGTGTGTGGCAGAGCCTTCTCCACTCGGGGCAATCTGCGTGCACATTTCGTTGGCCACAAGGCTAGTCCAGCTTCCCGGGCCCAGAACTCCTGCCCCATCTGCCAGAAGAAGTTTACCAATGCCGTCACTCTGCAGCAGCATGTCCGCATGCACCTGGGGGGCCAGATCCCCAATGGTGGGACCACACTCTCTGAAAGCGGGGGAGCTGCCCAGGAGAATGGTTCCGAACAATCTACGGGCTCTGGGGCAGGGAGCTTCCCCCAGCAGCAATCCCAGCAGGCATCCCCAGAAGAGGAGTTGTctgatgaggaggaggaggaggaggaggaagaagaggatgaTGTGACCGATGAAGATTCCCTGGCAGGGAGAGGCTCCGAGAGTGGAGGTGAGAAAGCAATATCAGTACGAGGCGACTCGGAAGAGGCATCTGGGGCAGAGGAAGAAGTGGCGACGGTGGCCACAGCTGGGAAGGAGATGGATAGTAATGAAAAAGCCACTCAACAGTTTtctctgccaccaccaccaccaccaccatctgaCAGCCTGGATCAACCACAGCCAATGGATCAGGGAAGCAGTGATGCTGCAGGAGGCACAGAAGTGGGGGGCAAACCAGAGAGGAGCTCAAGCCCAATGTTAGCACTCACCCCAGAAGGGGAAGGCCCCAGCACCGTCTTGGTGGAGGGGTTGGGCATGCAGGAAGCAATAAGAAAggagccaggagagagcagcagtAGAAAAGCCTGTGAAGTGTGTGGCCAGACCTTTCCCACCCAGGCAGCTCTGGAGGAGCATCAGAAGACCCACACCAAGGAGGGGCCGCTCTTCACCTGTATTTTCTGCAAGCAGGGCTTTCTCGAGCGGGCTACCCTCAAGAAGCATATGCTGCTGGCTCACCACCA
- the SALL2 gene encoding sal-like protein 2 isoform X1 — translation MLGCFWSERDWTELQPSAWPAELISPPPTGRYWACCYREPPWTISAAPPTLSLPVFSPGDASEEDHPQVCAKCCAQFTDPAEFLAHQNACSTEPPVMVIIGGQENPNNSSSSTEPRPEGHKSPPVMDAEHRSPPDSGSSVPTDPTWGPERRGEEPAGHFLVAATGTAAGGGGGLILASPKLGATPLPPESTSAPPPPPPPPPPPGVGSGHLNIPLILEELRVLQQRQIHQMQMTEQICRQVLLLGSLGQTVGAPASPSELPGTGTPSSTKPLLPLFSPIKPVQTGKTLAPSSSSSSSSSSGAETPKQAFFHLYHPLGTQHPFSAGGVGRSHKPTPAPSPALPGSTDQLIASPHLAFPGTTGLLAAQCLGAARGLEAAASPGLLKPKNGSELGYGEVMGPLEKPGGRHKCRFCAKVFGSDSALQIHLRSHTGERPYKCNVCGNRFTTRGNLKVHFHRHREKYPHVQMNPHPVPEHLDYVITSSGLPYGMSVPPEKAEEEATPGGAVERKPLVASTTALSATESLTLLSTSAGTATAPGLPAFNKFVLMKAVEPKSKADENTPPGSEGSAITSVAESGTATRMQLSKLVTSLPSWALLTNHFKSTGSFPFPYVLEPLGALPSETSKLQQLVEKIDRQGAVAVASTASGAPTTSAPAVSSSASSGPNQCVICLRVLSCPRALRLHYGQHGGERPFKCKVCGRAFSTRGNLRAHFVGHKASPASRAQNSCPICQKKFTNAVTLQQHVRMHLGGQIPNGGTTLSESGGAAQENGSEQSTGSGAGSFPQQQSQQASPEEELSDEEEEEEEEEEDDVTDEDSLAGRGSESGGEKAISVRGDSEEASGAEEEVATVATAGKEMDSNEKATQQFSLPPPPPPPSDSLDQPQPMDQGSSDAAGGTEVGGKPERSSSPMLALTPEGEGPSTVLVEGLGMQEAIRKEPGESSSRKACEVCGQTFPTQAALEEHQKTHTKEGPLFTCIFCKQGFLERATLKKHMLLAHHQVHLSTPIWNCRPARRGQQLSPEGPMPLLSDDQVNLQGFVSQNIPAQLMGVGPLSFWNQYTAFLSSGLPTKPWSSSSSSTTPGLAPPVLFGPKTVAGKVLPGTASREAKEKKAPLLLFRPPASKAVPENPIVEEK, via the exons aTGCTGGGGTGTTTCTGGTCGGAGCGGGACTGGACTGAGCTCCAGCCATCTGCATGGCCTGCTGAGCTcatctccccacccccaactggCCGTTACTGGGCTTGTTGTTATCGAGAGCCTCCGTGGACTATCTCCGCAGCACCACCCAcgctctctctccctgtcttctCCCCAGGTGATGCTAGCGAGGAGGACCACCCCCAAGTCTGTGCCAAGTGCTGCGCACAATTTACAGACCCAGCTGAATTCCTCGCCCACCAGAACGCATGCTCTACTGAACCCCCTGTAATGGTGATAATTGGGGGCCAAGAAAACCCCAACAACTCTTCTTCCTCCACTGAACCCCGGCCCGAGGGCCACAAGAGTCCCCCGGTCATGGACGCAGAGCACAGAAGTCCCCCGGATTCTGGGTCCTCCGTGCCCACGGATCCCACCTGGGGCCCTGAACGGAGAGGAGAGGAGCCCGCGGGGCACTTCCTGGTCGCTGCCACAGGTACAGCAGCCGGGGGAGGTGGGGGCCTAATTTTGGCCAGTCCCAAACTGGGTGCAACCCCATTACCTCCAGAGTCGACCTCTGcaccccctcctcccccacctcctcctccACCCCCAGGTGTAGGCAGTGGCCACTTGAACATCCCTCTGATCCTGGAAGAGCTACGGGTGCTGCAGCAGCGGCAAATCCATCAGATGCAGATGACTGAGCAAATCTGCCGGCAGGTGCTGCTGTTGGGCTCCTTAGGCCAGACTGTCGGTGCCCCTGCCAGTCCCTCAGAGCTACCTGGGACAGGGACCCCATCCTCCACCAAGCCCCTGCTACCCCTCTTCAGCCCCATCAAGCCAGTCCAAACTGGCAAGACACTGgcaccttcctcctcctcctcctcctcctcctcctcagggGCAGAAACACCCAAGCAGGCTTTCTTCCACCTCTACCACCCACTGGGGACACAGCATCCCTTCTCTGCTGGAGGAGTTGGGCGAAGCCACAAACCCACCCCTGCCCCCTCTCCAGCCTTGCCAGGCAGCACAGACCAGCTGATTGCCTCACCTCACCTGGCATTCCCAGGTACCACGGGACTGCTGGCAGCACAGTGTCTGGGGGCAGCCCGTGGCCTTGAGGCCGCTGCCTCCCCAGGGCTCCTGAAGCCAAAGAATGGAAGTGAGCTGGGCTATGGAGAGGTAATGGGTCCCTTGGAGAAGCCTGGAGGACGGCATAAATGCCGCTTCTGCGCCAAAGTATTTGGCAGTGACAGTGCCCTGCAGATCCACCTGCGCTCCCACACTGGTGAGAGGCCCTACAAGTGCAATGTTTGTGGCAACCGCTTTACCACCCGTGGCAACCTCAAAGTGCACTTCCACCGGCACCGTGAGAAGTATCCACATGTGCAGATGAACCCACATCCCGTGCCAGAGCACCTAGACTACGTCATCACCAGCAGCGGCCTGCCCTATGGTATGTCTGTGCCACCAGAGAAAGCTGAGGAGGAGGCCACACCCGGTGGAGCTGTTGAACGCAAGCCTCTGGTGGCCTCTACCACAGCACTCAGTGCCACAGAGAGCTTGACACTGCTCTCCACCAGTGCAGGCACGGCCACAGCTCCTGGGCTCCCTGCTTTTAATAAGTTTGTGCTCATGAAAGCCGTGGAGCCCAAGAGTAAAGCTGATGAAAACACTCCTCCAGGGAGCGAGGGCTCAGCCATAACCAGTGTGGCAGAAAGTGGCACCGCAACCCGCATGCAGCTAAGTAAGCTGGTGACTTCACTACCGAGCTGGGCACTGCTTACCAACCATTTCAAGTCCACTGGCAGCTTTCCCTTCCCCTATGTGCTAGAGCCCTTGGGAGCTTTGCCCTCTGAGACATCAAAGCTGCAGCAACTGGTAGAAAAGATTGACCGTCAAGGAGCTGTGGCAGTGGCCTCTACTGCCTCAGGAGCCCCCACCACCTCTGCCCCTGCAGTTTCATCCTCAGCCTCATCTGGACCTAACCAGTGTGTCATCTGCCTCCGGGTGCTGAGCTGTCCTCGGGCTCTGCGCTTGCATTATGGTCAACATGGAGGTGAGCGGCCCTTCAAATGCAAAGTGTGTGGCAGAGCCTTCTCCACTCGGGGCAATCTGCGTGCACATTTCGTTGGCCACAAGGCTAGTCCAGCTTCCCGGGCCCAGAACTCCTGCCCCATCTGCCAGAAGAAGTTTACCAATGCCGTCACTCTGCAGCAGCATGTCCGCATGCACCTGGGGGGCCAGATCCCCAATGGTGGGACCACACTCTCTGAAAGCGGGGGAGCTGCCCAGGAGAATGGTTCCGAACAATCTACGGGCTCTGGGGCAGGGAGCTTCCCCCAGCAGCAATCCCAGCAGGCATCCCCAGAAGAGGAGTTGTctgatgaggaggaggaggaggaggaggaagaagaggatgaTGTGACCGATGAAGATTCCCTGGCAGGGAGAGGCTCCGAGAGTGGAGGTGAGAAAGCAATATCAGTACGAGGCGACTCGGAAGAGGCATCTGGGGCAGAGGAAGAAGTGGCGACGGTGGCCACAGCTGGGAAGGAGATGGATAGTAATGAAAAAGCCACTCAACAGTTTtctctgccaccaccaccaccaccaccatctgaCAGCCTGGATCAACCACAGCCAATGGATCAGGGAAGCAGTGATGCTGCAGGAGGCACAGAAGTGGGGGGCAAACCAGAGAGGAGCTCAAGCCCAATGTTAGCACTCACCCCAGAAGGGGAAGGCCCCAGCACCGTCTTGGTGGAGGGGTTGGGCATGCAGGAAGCAATAAGAAAggagccaggagagagcagcagtAGAAAAGCCTGTGAAGTGTGTGGCCAGACCTTTCCCACCCAGGCAGCTCTGGAGGAGCATCAGAAGACCCACACCAAGGAGGGGCCGCTCTTCACCTGTATTTTCTGCAAGCAGGGCTTTCTCGAGCGGGCTACCCTCAAGAAGCATATGCTGCTGGCTCACCACCAG GTGCACCTGAGCACCCCCATTTGGAATTGTAGGCCAGCCCGAAGGGGCCAGCAGCTGTCCCCGGAGGGCCCAATGCCACTCCTCTCTGATGACCAGGTCAACCTGCAGGGCTTCGTGTCCCA